The following coding sequences lie in one Sorex araneus isolate mSorAra2 chromosome 4, mSorAra2.pri, whole genome shotgun sequence genomic window:
- the PAPOLB gene encoding poly(A) polymerase beta, giving the protein MPFAGPPPAPRQLGISCPISEAAPRDSDRALTQKLIETLTPFGVFEEEEELQRRILILEKLNSLVKEWIREISESKSLPQAVVENVGGKIFTFGSYRLGVHTKGADIDALCVAPRHVDRSDFFTSFYDKLKLHQDVRDLRAVEEAFVPVIKLCFDGIEIDILFARLALQTIPEDLDLRDDSLLKNLDIRCIRSLNGCRVTDEILHLVPNIDNFRLTLRAIKLWAKCHNIYSNILGFLGGVSWAMLVARTCQLYPNAVASTLVRKFFLVFSEWEWPNPVLLKEPEERNLNLPVWDPRVNPSDRYHLMPIITPAYPQQNSTYNVSVSTRMVMIEEFKQGLAITHEILLSKAEWSKLFEAPSFFQKYKHYIVLLASAPTEKQHLEWVGLVESKIRILVGSLEKNEFITLAHVNPQSFPAPKESPDKDEFRTMWVIGLVLKKPENSEVLSIDLTYDIQSFTDTVYRQAINSKMFEMDMKIAALHLRRKELHQLLPDHVLQRKNTLSGGVHLTTLADSGLSLSVASEDSLPMAPPTCAVKTGPMPTSSQGRNSPAAAGSQGQATEVSLQPSSPGESSGATSGENKPHPASQLAACPPPKSTVTRVVPSTCLVNHPSRPSGSTASNIANPIVGV; this is encoded by the coding sequence ATGCCGTTTGCGGGGCCCCCGCCGGCGCCCAGGCAGCTGGGCATCTCCTGCCCCATCAGCGAGGCGGCCCCCCGGGACTCGGACCGCGCGCTCACCCAGAAGCTCATCGAAACCCTGACGCCCTTCGGCGTGTTcgaggaggaagaggaactgCAGCGCAGGATTTTAATTTTGGAGAAATTAAATAGCCTGGTCAAGGAATGGATCCGAGAAATCAGCGAAAGCAAGAGCCTGCCGCAGGCTGTTGTGGAAAACGTGGGCGGGAAGATCTTCACCTTCGGCTCGTACCGGCTGGGGGTCCACACCAAGGGCGCCGACATCGACGCCCTGTGCGTGGCGCCCCGGCACGTGGACCGCAGCGACTTCTTCACCTCCTTCTATGACAAGTTGAAGCTCCACCAAGACGTGAGGGATCTCCGGGCCGTGGAGGAGGCCTTCGTGCCCGTGATCAAACTCTGCTTTGATGGGATCGAGATTGATATTCTGTTCGCCAGGCTCGCCCTGCAGACCATCCCCGAAGACCTGGACCTGAGGGACGACAGCCTGCTCAAGAACCTCGACATCAGGTGCATAAGGAGCCTCAACGGCTGCCGGGTGACCGATGAGATCCTGCACCTCGTTCCCAACATCGACAACTTCCGGCTCACTCTGCGAGCCATCAAACTGTGGGCCAAGTGCCACAACATCTATTCCAACATCCTGGGCTTCCTGGGAGGTGTTTCATGGGCCATGCTGGTGGCAAGAACCTGCCAGCTCTACCCAAATGCTGTGGCCTCCACTCTGGTTCGCAAGTTTTTCCTGGTGTTCTCTGAGTGGGAATGGCCGAACCCAGTGCTGCTGAAAGAGCCTGAAGAACGGAACCTTAACCTGCCTGTGTGGGACCCCCGGGTCAACCCCAGCGACAGGTACCACCTCATGCCCATCATCACGCCAGCCTACCCACAGCAGAACTCCACCTACAACGTGTCTGTCTCCACGCGGATGGTCATGATCGAGGAGTTTAAGCAAGGACTCGCCATCACCCACGAGATTTTGCTGAGCAAGGCGGAGTGGTCCAAGCTCTTCGAAGCGCCGAGCTTCTTTCAGAAGTACAAGCATTATATTGTCCTTCTAGCTAGTGCCCCAACCGAGAAACAGCACCTAGAGTGGGTGGGCTTGGTGGAGTCAAAAATCCGAATCCTGGTGGGGAGCTTGGAGAAAAACGAGTTCATTACACTGGCACACGTGAACCCGCAGTCCTTTCCGGCACCAAAAGAAAGTCCCGACAAGGACGAGTTTCGCACCATGTGGGTGATTGGATTGGTGTTAAAGAAGCCAGAGAACTCAGAGGTGTTGAGTATTGATCTCACCTATGATATCCAGTCTTTCACAGACACGGTCTATAGGCAGGCCATCAACAGCAAGATGTTTGAGATGGACATGAAAATCGCCGCACTGCATTTAAGAAGAAAGGAACTTCACCAGCTGCTGCCAGATCATGTGCTCCAGCGGAAGAACACGCTCTCGGGGGGTGTCCACTTGACCACCCTGGCCGACAGTGGCCTTAGCTTGTCTGTGGCCAGTGAAGACAGCTTGCCGATGGCCCCGCCTACCTGTGCTGTGAAGACCGGTCCCATGCCCACCAGCTCACAGGGCAGAAATAGCCCTGCTGCCGCTGGGAGCCAGGGCCAGGCCACTGAAGTTTCCTTGCAACCATCGAGCCCTGGTGAAAGCTCGGGGGCCACATCAGGTGAGAACAAGCCTCACCCGGCCTCCCAGCTGGCTGCTTgtccaccaccaaaatccacaGTCACCCGAGTTGTTCCTTCGACATGCTTGGTAAACCATCCGTCCCGGCCTTCAGGGAGCACGGCCTCAAACATCGCTAACCCGATAGTAGGCGTGTAG